The genomic window TTTGTGCAAGCGAAATATTCCGATTGCGGAAATTCGTCCGCTGCCGCCTCAGCGGAAAGCCAAGCGCCCGATTGGCTTGGCGAAAGGAAAGTTTAAGGTCCCGCGCGATTTCTTTAAACCCCTTCCTGCTGAATTCATCAAAGCGTTTGATGGCGAGCAACCGTGAGGGTGTTGTTGGACACCGCCACG from Candidatus Binatia bacterium includes these protein-coding regions:
- a CDS encoding type II toxin-antitoxin system Phd/YefM family antitoxin: MIRLNIHEAKTHLSRYLGRLARGETILLCKRNIPIAEIRPLPPQRKAKRPIGLAKGKFKVPRDFFKPLPAEFIKAFDGEQP